One region of Trichoderma breve strain T069 chromosome 7 map unlocalized scaffold00007, whole genome shotgun sequence genomic DNA includes:
- a CDS encoding eukaryotic aspartyl protease domain-containing protein: MLVSALKTLPFVLAAFVAAGPPTNNRMVLHPGILKYPITASPGAPLRAINRRQMGNNLTNQLKGTFYSIDIEVGTPGQLVSVLFDTGSSELWVNPNCSKASNPSLCQQLGHFDSAKSNTFNDTGIKHVIGYGSGYVNMTYAYEAVKIGSAKLRNQLFGVAFDSEPENYGIFGAGPDLRGWDDPYPTIINTLAQQGFTNSRAYSLDLRSIESQCGSVIFGGIDTGKFSGRLEKRPIIPAEQSPDGATRFWIYLDGITPVLLDSGATLSSLPGPIVNELLKGFPSAQARGLLYQVDCPVPGSNGSVNFKFGNVIIKVPLEDFILQVDERSCALGVQQNDEMPVLGDTFLRAAYVVYDWDNRNVHLANSVDCGSHLVAIDKGPDAVRLLTGDCRETTPTATFIATSTSSVGYTNTVTSTTSYTTTSCVSNVAGCVVGSISTETITSLTTYCPATVTSNVSLTTPNFNSDSMSYTISNYPVISPSETQISFTIAANRSQSMKTWLIGSFLGSPSTTGSSYEASGPGKDANSLRPTKTSNAVSQSLPPFASGAVNQRVISAMQIIVYILAAAVVAF, translated from the exons ATGCTGGTCTCCGCGCTGAAAACACTACCCTTTGTGCTCGCGGCATTCGTTGCTGCTGGACCGCCAACAAACAATCGTATGGTCCTGCATCCTGGGATACTGAAATACCCTATCACTGCATCCCCTGGTGCGCCTTTACGGGCCATCAATCGTCGACAAATGGGAAACAACTTGACGAATCAATTAAAGGGCACCTTTTACTCGATAGATATCGAAGTAGGCACCCCAGGTCAGCTAGTTAGCGTTTTGTTTGACACCGGTTCTTCTGAGCTGTGGGTTAACCCTAACtgcagcaaggccagcaatCCAAGTCTGTGCCAGCAGCTGGGTCACTTCGACAGCGCCAAAAGTAATACATTCAACGATACTGGTATTAAGCATGTTATCGGCTACGGAAGTGGATATGTCAACATGACCTATGCTTATGAGGCCGTGAAAATTGGCTCTGCTAAGCTCAGGAATCAGCTCTTCGGGGTTGCCTTCGACAGTGAACCCGAAAACTATGGTATCTTTGGTGCTGGGCCGGACCTTAGGGGCTGGGATGACCCGTATCCCACTATCATTAATACGCTTGCTCAGCAGGGCTTCACAAATAGTCGAGCGTATAGTCTTGACTTGCGATCTATCGAAAGCCAGTGCGGTTCAGTTATCTTCGGGGGTATTGATACTGGCAAATTCTCTGGGCGTCTTGAAAAACGGCCCATCATTCCCGCTGAACAGTCCCCAGACGGTGCAACCCGCTTTTGGATCTACCTTGACGGCATTACT CCAGTACTTCTTGATAGCGGAGCCACTCTCAGTTCCCTCCCTGGTCCCATAGTCAATGAGCTGCTTAAGGGTTTCCCGTCTGCCCAAGCGAGAGGTCTACTTTACCAGGTTGATTGCCCTGTCCCTGGCTCCAATGGTTCTGTGAACTTCAAATTCGGGAATGTCATCATTAAAGTGCCATTGGAAGATTTCATATTGCAAGTGGATGAGAGATCCTGTGCTTTGGGCGTTCAACAGAATGACGAAATGCCTGTTTTAGGAGATACCTTTCTCCGAGCTGCCTACGTTGTCTATGACTGGGACAACAGGAATGTTCACCTTGCCAATAGTGTAGATTGTGGTTCTCACCTGGTGGCAATTGACAAGGGACCTGATGCTGTTCGGCTTCTCACTGGTGACTGTCGAGAGACTACACCCACTGCCACTTTTATCGCTACGTCAACATCCAGCGTCGGTTACACAAACA CTGTAACTTCAACTACTTCGTACACTACTACCAGCTGCGTCTCGAATGTAGCCGGCTGTGTCGTCGGTTCCATTAGTACCGAAACGATCACATCGTTGACAACGTACTGCCCAGCTACAGTAACATCCAACGTATCTCTTACCACACCGAACTTTAACTCGGATAGCATGTCATATACAATTAGTAACTACCCTGTGATTAGTCCGTCAGAGACACAAATTTCCTTCACAATCGCCGCTAATCGTAGCCAAAGCATGAAGACGTGGCTGATAGGATCTTTTTTAGGAAGTCCAAGTACTACAGGTAGCTCTTACGAAGCATCTGGGCCTGGAAAAGACGCCAACTCGCTGCGACCCACTAAGACCAGCAATGCAGTCTCTCAAAGCCTCCCGCCGTTCGCATCAGGGGCCGTCAATCAACGTGTGATATCCGCCATGCAAATCATAGTTTATATACTCGCGGCTGCTGTAGTTGCATTTTGA
- a CDS encoding cytochrome p450 domain-containing protein, whose translation MIVLPVAVAFLLCLWIFHKIGSTKGKRLPPGPRQLPLIGNLHQAPQNNPWRTYQQWSTIYGPIFRLQYGLNTVIILGNYEAAHDLLDKRSNIYSSRPRSVMGGENVSKGMRTLLMPYGQQWRTHQRLQASYLNIRVSQTYRELQDVESKQLLCELLMPGVDFSDRYHRYSSSLIFALAYGRRLETGNEPEIKAIDKVMENFLYAARVGTWIVDSLPFLNYLPNCLAPWKIHGDQVHEFESSLYMGNMRRGKKSKSWNWSKQVSEMKESNGMTEKELAYDVGIIYEAGSDTTTMALEVFTLAMILNPDVMKKAQKEIDEYAKGLPSFEDKDNLPYVDAIIKETLRWRPVSAGGIPHAVTQDDEYMGFHIPKGATVIGNHWSIHLDKDVYKDPHSFRPDRWIEDPTLPLAPFGFGRRVCTGQHIARNSLFINIARILWAFDINYAYEENEDGKTRCEVDPWAFTQGFNSRPLPFRASFALRSEEKATVIREEWHAAEKGLDQILTRIRSSQRTR comes from the coding sequence ATGATTGTCTTACCAGTCGCTGTGGCCTTTCTTCTGTGCCTTTGGATCTTCCATAAAATTGGATCTACAAAGGGCAAAAGACTGCCTCCCGGGCCTCGCCAACTGCCGTTGATTGGCAACTTGCACCAGGCGCCCCAAAACAATCCATGGAGAACATATCAGCAATGGTCAACGATATATGGTCCAATCTTCCGCCTTCAGTACGGCCTAAATACAGTCATCATTCTGGGCAACTACGAAGCTGCCCATGATCTGCTAGACAAGCGAAGTAACATATACAGTTCAAGGCCGCGATCTGTGATGGGCGGCGAGAATGTGAGCAAGGGAATGCGAACCCTCCTGATGCCCTATGGCCAGCAGTGGCGCACTCACCAGCGTCTTCAAGCCTCTTATCTCAATATCCGAGTATCTCAGACCTACCGGGAACTACAAGATGTAGAGAGCAAGCAACTCCTTTGCGAGTTGCTGATGCCCGGTGTTGATTTCTCAGATCGGTATCATCGATACTCTTCCAGCTTAATTTTTGCACTTGCATACGGCCGACGTCTCGAGACCGGTAACGAGCCGGAGATCAAGGCAATCGACAAGGTTATGGAAAATTTTCTCTATGCTGCGCGGGTTGGTACCTGGATTGTGGATTCTCTTCCGTTTCTCAACTACCTGCCGAATTGTCTGGCGCCTTGGAAGATACACGGCGACCAAGTTCACGAGTTTGAGTCGAGCCTGTATATGGGAAATATGCGTCGCggaaaaaagagcaaatcTTGGAATTGGTCAAAGCAGGTTTCTGAAATGAAAGAGTCCAACGGCATGACAGAAAAAGAGCTGGCGTATGATGTGGGAATAATCTATGAAGCTGGGAGTGATACAACAACCATGGCTCTTGAAGTATTCACTCTTGCCATGATTCTCAACCCCGAtgtgatgaagaaagcaCAAAAAGAGATTGATGAATACGCAAAAGGGCTCCCTTCCTTTGAAGATAAAGACAATCTTCCGTACGTTGATGCGATCATCAAGGAAACTCTCCGCTGGCGACCGGTCTCTGCTGGTGGCATACCCCATGCTGTCACGCAGGATGACGAATACATGGGATTTCACATTCCCAAAGGGGCGACTGTCATTGGAAATCATTGGTCCATTCATCTTGACAAGGACGTATACAAAGATCCTCATAGCTTCAGGCCAGATCGTTGGATTGAAGATCCAACTCTCCCTCTAGCTCCATTCGGCTTCGGACGCCGCGTTTGCACCGGCCAGCATATTGCCAGGAACTCATTGTTCATCAACATCGCACGTATCCTATGGGCCTTCGATATCAATTATGCCTATGAAGAAAATGAGGATGGGAAAACAAGATGCGAAGTGGACCCATGGGCATTCACGCAGGGATTCAACTCTCGTCCATTGCCCTTCCGTGCTTCCTTCGCTTTGAGATCTGAGGAAAAGGCCACTGTAATACGGGAAGAATGGCATGCGGCTGAGAAAGGTCTTGACCAAATTCTTACCAGGATTAGGTCCTCGCAAAGGACAAGATAA
- a CDS encoding x-Pro dipeptidyl-peptidase (S15 family) domain-containing protein, whose amino-acid sequence MAQFIDNIPVLQAPLTSIRAPGAQYNGLNPATRTLPEGFQKTSSHRPFRAATIFEQDIEVPLRDGVVIRADVFRPADVYDPVPALVVWSPYGKSGTGYFRLDIVPGRVGVAQSRLSGFESFEGPDPAEWTARGYAIVNVNSRGSYDSQGDVRWFDSGEGHDGYDTIEHLARLPWCSGKIAMVGNSWLAMAQWHIAAQNPPHLTCFAPLEGCSDFYRESLCRGGVPYLPFWGFLGGQTLFGRNNQEDVIGMLEKYPRINAYWEDKRAKIEQIKIPCYVLASYSTGLHTIGSFRGFEDLPTDNKWLRVHPTQEWHDLYSTSRIEDLQLFFDYFLKLKRNGWEKSPKVLLSTLRYNKEPEYNHVFTDFPIPSTEYRIYYLSQDGTLAWSPDQTSTTLSYQSDVAALQMGSDSEELSFDCTLPTDSYLVGYSKAVLYMSCPDHDDLDVFVQIRKADSTGKVLQNINIPLHELGLDAEEVALINTNVLYMDKSKPHWALHNHDEDEKISPGTIVKLEIGIWPSGIKFEKGEKLVFKVSGHDMRLAEFEPLRGKFTTGNKGRHFVHMGADYPSYVQVPFVKV is encoded by the exons ATGGCGCAATTCATTGATAACATCCCGGTGCTCCAGGCGCCCCTTACATCGATTCGTGCCCCTGGCGCTCAATATAATGGCCTCAACCCTGCAACTCGCACACTGCCTGAAGGATTTCAAAAGACATCTTCTCATCGTCCATTTCGCGCTGCTACTATTTTCGAACAGGATATAGAGGTTCCTCTTCGAGACGGAGTAGTCATTCGGGCGGACGTCTTTCGACCAGCGGACGTATATGATCCCGTCCCCGCGTTGGTAGTATGGAGTCCTTACGGGAAATCAGGTACCG GATATTTCAGGCTTGACATCGTTCCGGGACGTGTGGGTGTGGCGCAAAGCAGGCTCTCAGGGTTTGAGAGTTTTGAAGGGCCCGACCCAGCAGAGTGGACAGCTAGGGGCTACGCCATCGTCAATGTGAACAGCCGAGGGTCTTACGACTCACAAGGCGATGTCAG ATGGTTTGATTCAGGGGAGGGTCATGATGGCTATGATACCATTGAACATCTCGCAAGGTTGCCGTGGTGCAGTGGCAAGATTGCCATGGTCGGAAATTCTTGGCTTGCAATGGCTCAGTGGCATATTGCAGCGCAgaatcctcctcatctgaCCTGTTTTGCTCCGCTGGAGGGCTGCAGTGACTTCTACCGTGAATCTCTATGCAGAGGTGGTGTCCCTTATTTACCATTTTGGGGGTTCCTCGGCGGACAGACTCTCTTTG GAAGAAACAATCAGGAAGATGTTATTGGTATGTTGGAAAAGTATCCTCGAATCAACGCATACTGGGAGGACAAGAGGGCAAAGATAGAGCAAATTAAAATTCCGTGCTATGTCCTCGCCAGCTACTCGACTGGTCTACATACTATCGGTTCTTTTCGTGGGTTTGAAGATTTGCCCACAGACAATAAGTG GTTGCGAGTTCACCCAACTCAGGAATGGCACGACCTATACTCTACCTCCCGAATAGAGGATTTGCAGCTATTCTTTGATTACTTCTTGAAACTTAAACGGAACGGATGGGAAAAGTCACCGAAGGTACTGCTGTCTACGCTACGTTATAATAAG GAGCCGGAGTACAATCACGTATTCACTGATTTCCCCATTCCCAGCACGGAATATCGTATCTATTACCTATCGCAAGATGGCACACTTGCATGGAGCCCAGACCAAACGTCGACAACACTGTCGTATCAGTCAGATGTTGCAGCTCTTCAGATGGGCTCTGACTCTGAAGAGCTCAGCTTTGACTGTACGCTACCTACCGACAGTTACCTCGTCGGGTATTCCAAAGCAGTTCTTTACATGTCATGCCCAGATCACGATGACCTGGATGTTTTTGTGCAAATACGCAAGGCCGATTCCACTGGAAAAGTTCTTCAAAACATCAATATTCCTCTCCATGAGCTAGGTTTAGACGCCGAAGAGGTGGCCCTGATCAACACTAACGTGTTAT ATATGGATAAATCGAAGCCCCATTGGGCCCTCCATAACcatgacgaggatgaaaAAATCTCGCCAGGGACCATTGTAAAGCTCGAAATTGGCATCTGGCCATCTGGTATAAAATttgaaaagggagagaagctggTATTTAAAGTGTCTGGGCATGACATGAGGCTGGCCGAGTTCGAACCGCTGCGTGGCAAATTTACAACAGGTAACAAAGGGCGTCATTTTGTGCACATGGGTGCAGACTATCCTAGCTATGTCCAGGTTCCCTTTGTAAAGGTATAG
- a CDS encoding subtilase family domain-containing protein: MRLLNFLTVLTAAAGGLSVETSLLRRDDASATNDTSSAPIPNRYIVEFAEGVNPQQAASDLANAGASVLKIFDSDVFSGASVLKIKLTAPIATSQTFGPGAASANFSVHHMTGVDKLHEAGILGKGAKVAVVDTGVWYPHHALGGGFGPGFKVAGGYDLVGTWWGYNTSDKSPKPDPLDGLGHGTHVSGIIAGQADSYAGVAPEASLYVYKVFGDYADYTDTDTLIDAFLMAYSDGADIITSSVGGQSGFSDDPWAVTASRLAEKGVVVTIANGNDGTSGPFSESNGSNGEFVLAVASVNSDVTAEAAFEATFESHTSNKITVSYQASVFWDSAAYDGWPIVPFNTDPSAPTDACHAFNSGWNLNYTNSIVLVSDGACNWQTKLSVLNALHNYTLPILIYTSQYPVSAFFNGSGDSTVGYITLDAGENLMQALRTGVKVTASFKNTVDNLKFLPSPAFYGGGMPSYYSSVGPTNDLALKPDVAAPGGDIFSTYLDDGWAILSGTSMATPYIAGVAALYIDLSMRIIASGKSLDWLSDPLNPVTSDIRAPVFQVGTGLVNASKVLNFQTSLPHPITYTFSVEASGAIDTMVSNQDPSGKPVVGVYTQVFAAPYAAIPSVTLPHGTFTVKPGQTKTANINFMYPSGLNATNLPLYSGKIIITGSNGESLAVPYMGVGANIHKDLDSVFYYGSGLPGITSGSRGTPIGDAPSWSFNVNPFVKSYPTLRLAFNFDTTEFRWDIFESTWREKDWTYPPVVDIPRSISGSYAWLWFGQLANGSQMTPGTYWMRLAALRPFSTNPQNSDNWDIFTTLQFQVTPLPT; encoded by the exons ATGCGCTTATTGAACTTTTTGACGGTCCTGACGGCTGCTGCCGGGGGACTTTCTGTTGAAACTTCCTTGTTGAGACGCGATGATGCTTCTGCCACCAACGACACTTCGTCTGCCCCCATTCCTAATCGCTATATCGTGGAGTTTGCAGAG GGTGTTAATCCTCAACAAGCAGCGAGTGATCTCGCGAATGCAGGGGCTTCTGTGCTCAAAATCTTTGACTCAGATGTCTTCAGTGGTGCATCAGTATT GAAGATCAAATTAACAGCCCCTATTGCAACTTCACAAACGTTCGGTCCTGGTGCGGCAAGTGCCAACTTCTCCGTCCATCACATGACTGGCGTGGATAAGCTTCATGAAGCCGGAATTCTAGGAAAGGGTGCTAAAGTAGCTGTTGTCGATACCGGCGTTTGGTATCCACACCACGCG CTTGGTGGTGGTTTTGGACCTGGGTTTAAAGTTGCTGGGGGTTACGATCTTGTTGGCACTT GGTGGGGTTATAACACTTCAGACAAATCACCAAAGCCAGATCCGCTAGATGGCCTAGGACATGGAACTCACGTCTCGGGAATCATTGCCGGACAGGCCGACAG CTATGCCGGGGTAGCACCTGAGGCTTCCTTGTACGTTTACAAGGTTTTCGGTGATTATGCAGACTACACCGACACTGACACACTTATCGATGCCTTCCTGATGGCGTACAGCGACGGG GCCGATATCATCACGTCATCTGTTGGTGGTCAATCTGGCTTCTCAGATGATCCATGGGCGGTGACCGCCTCCCGTCTCGCGGAAAAGGGCGTGGTAGTAACTATTGCCAACGGCAACGACGGTACTAGTGGCCCCTTTAGTGAGAGTAATGGCTCGAACGGCGAGTTTGTTCTCGCCGTAGCTTCTGTCAATTCCGATGTCACTGCAGAGGCTGCTTTCGAGGCTACATTCGAAAGCCATACTTCGAATAAGATCACTGTCTCATACCAAGCGTCAGTCTTCTGGGACTCGGCTGCATATGATGGATGGCCTATCGTTCCATTTAATACTGATCCTTCTGCCCCAACCGACGCCTGCCATGCGTTCAATAGCGGCTGGAATCTCAACTACACAAACTCCATCGTTCTCGTCAGTGACGGTGCATGCAATTGGCAGACGAAGCTCTCTGTGCTCAATGCTTTACACAATTATACATTGCCTATCCTGATATACACTTCTCAATATCCTGTTAGCGCATTTTTCAACGGCTCTGGAGATAGCACGGTCGGCTATATCACTCTCGATGCAGGTGAAAACCTCATGCAGGCTCTTCGGACTGGTGTTAAAGTGACAGCAAGTTTCAAGAACACTGTCGATAATCTTAAATTTCTGCCGAGCCCGGCTTTCTATGGAGGAGGAATGCCCAGTTATTACAGCAGCGTTGGCCCCACGAACGATTTAGCATTGAAGCCGGATGTTGCAGCACCTGGTGGAGACATTTTCTCGACTTACCTTGACGATGGCTGGGCAATATTAAGTGGCACATCTATGGCTACTCCCTACATTGCCGGTGTTGCGGCGCTCTATATTG ACTTGTCAATGAGAATCATTGCGTCTGGAAAATCACTAGACTGGCTTTCTGACCCATTGAATCCCGTCACCTCTGACATCCGAGCTCCTGTTTTCCAGGTCGGTACTGGCCTGGTGAATGCGTCCAAAGTCCTGAACTTCCAAACGAGCCT CCCGCATCCAATTACTTACACGTTTTCTGTCGAAGCTAGCGGCGCAATAGATACGATGGTAAGCAACCAGGACCCCTCAGGAAAGCCTGTTGTTGGAGTGTACACTCAAGTCTTCGCTGCTCCCTACGCTGCTATCCCGTCAGTTACGCTGCCTCACGGCACATTTACCGTCAAGCCAGGCCAGACAAAGACGGCGAACATCAACTTTATGTATCCATCGGGCTTGAACGCGACCAACTTGCCGTTATACAGTGGAAAGATCATCATCACGGGAAGCAACGGGGAATCACTCGCAGTACCATACATGGGTGTCGGTGCAAACATTCATAAAGACCTGGATTCGGTATTCTACTACGGCAGCGGGCTTCCTGGCATCACCTCTGGGAGCCGAGGAACACCAATCGGAGACGCTCCTAGTTGGAGCTTCAATGTCAACCCTTTCGTCAAGTCTTACCCTACTTTGCGTCTTGCTTTCAACTTTGATACAACTGAGTTTCGCTGGGATATATTCGAGTCAACTTGGAGGGAAAAAGACTGGACGTACCCTCCTGTCGTCG ACATACCAAGAAGCATTAGTGGTTCATATGCGTGGCTTTGGTTTGGACAACTCGCGAACGGGTCTCAGATGACACCAGGAACATACTGGATGAGATTGGCGGCACTACGCCCATTTAGTACCAACCCACAAAATTCCGACAATTGGGACATCTTCACAACGCTGCAATTCCAAGTTACTCCTCTCCCTACTTAG